CTACGCGGGCCACGCTACCGGTTACCACCTCGCCCTCTTTGTCTTTGTATTCGTTGTGGACGCGGGTGCGCTCAGCTTCCTTGAGGCGCTGGGTAAGCACCTGCTTGGCAATCTGCACCGCAATACGGCTGAACTCCTCGGGGTCTACCGGGAACTCCATCTCCTCGCCTACGGCCACCTCGGGGTCGTATTTTTGGGCGGTGGCCAGGTCGATTTCCTTGTCGGGGTCTTCAACAGTCTCCACCACCCGCTTGATTTCCAGCACCTCGAGGCTCCCCTCCTGAGGGTCTAGGTGTACTTCCACTATGGGGCCTTTGCCTTCTTCCTCCACGTCCTTCTGGCGAAATCCCTTCTGCCGCAGGTAGGCCAACCGCAGGGCCTCCTCAAAGTTGGAGATCAGCTCATCGGCGGTAACCCCGCGCTCGAGGGCGACCTGGGAAAGGGCGTCTACAAAATCTTTGTTCACAGTGTTCCTCCTATTTATTACCTGGGTTTGTCCGGCCACTCGGCCAGGTTGGCTTTGAAGCTGCCCAGCCTGAGGGTACGGGTCTCGTCCTTATCGAGCAAAAACGTCACTTCATCGCCTTTCACCGGCCCTACCCGCCCGGTAAAGTTGCCTTCGGCGCTACGTACCCGAACCTTCAGGCCCACAAAGCGCTCAAAGTGTCGGGCGGTGAAGAGAGGGCGTTCGGCGCCGGGCGACTCGACCTGCAACAGATAATGCGGAGGCAGCAGGGCCTCGAGGCCATCCAGTCGGGCAGAAAGGGCCCGACCGGCCCGCTCCAGATCCGCGACCGAGATGGGCACTTCGTCCTTGCGCTCGACCCGAACCAGCAACACCGGGTTTTTGCCGCGCTTGAAGCTGACCTCGAGTATTTCGTAGCCAAGAGGCGACAGTACCTCTTCAGCCAGCCGATCCCAGTGGGGTTTTTCGCTCGGCTCTGTCTGAATATCTGGCTCCACGCCTTCACCTCCTTCCCAAGAAAGAAGGGTGGGTTTACCACCCACCCCCATCGGAATCCCGGGAGTTACTATCGAGTTAATTTATATCACCGTTTGATGAGAGGGTAAAGTGAGGCAGGTTGCGCTTCTCGAATCTTGGTATCCGTGGGCTTGGTTTTCCCTCATCTAGCCTACTTGTTCGCTGTCATCGCGGTTTCCACCAAAAGGGCCCACGCGGTGGCTCGTATTGTAGTCCCTACAGCAAAAACCGCTGTAGAGACTATTCGTGGGAACCGCTCTCACAAGATTTGAGATGCCAAGCCAAATTCAAGAGATGAAAATATAAACCGGTTGAGAAAAAAAGCCCCCTTGCGGGGGCTGGGTGGTGCCGGGAACAGGACTTGAACCTGCACACCCTTGCGGGCGCATGACCCTGAATCATGTGCGTCTACCAATTCCGCCATCCCGGCTCAGGGCAAGCAAAATAGTAGCTAGTTTAGAACGCTTCGTCAAGAGGTACTGCTTGGTAATGAACTGGGCAGGGGGCCAGAGGCTTGCGGTTGCCGCTGGCGGCCCCAAACGTTTACACTCTGCCCTGTGGAACCCACCCTATTTCGCAGCCGTCGGGAGCGAAAGCTGGGCGATGTTGCCGTGCGCCTCGAGGGCATCACCAAGCACTTTGGCGAACAAAGAGCGGTAGACAGTGTGAGCTTGGAGATTCGGCACGGAGAATTTTTTAGTCTGCTAGGCCCCTCGGGTTGTGGTAAGACCACCCTTTTGCGCATGATCGCCGGCTTCGACACCCCCGATGCAGGCCGGGTAGTTATTGGGGGCAAGGACATGACCGGCGTGCCCCCCTACCTGCGCCCGGTCAATACGGTTTTCCAGAACTACGCGCTGTTTCCCCACATGACCGTGGAGCAAAACATTGCCTTTGGGCTGCGAATGAAAAAAATGCCCCGCGACGAGATCGCCAAAAGGGTGCAGTGGGCCCTCGAGCTCATCAACCTACCCGGCTACGAAAAACGCCGCACCGACCAGATGTCCGGCGGACAGCGTCAGCGCATCGCCCTAGCCCGGGCCTTGGTCAACGAACCCGAGGTACTGCTTTTGGACGAACCCCTCTCGGCCCTCGACCTCAAACTAAGGCAGGAACTGCGCCTCGACCTCATGAACCTTCAGGAGCAGCTCGGTATCACCTTCATTTTTGTCACCCACGACCAGGAAGAAGCCCTGGTAATGTCAGATCGCATCGCCGTGATGAATAAAGGCCGCATCGAACAGCTTGGTCCCACCGAGGAGATTTACGAGCTCCCGAAAACCGCGTTTGTGGCCAAGTTCATTGGCGACTCCAACCTGATTCCGGCCCAAGCGCTGGAACCGCGTAAGGTGCGCACCGCCCTGGGCGAGTTTGTGCTCGACGAGGAGGATGCCCTCACCCCCGGCCAGGAAGTGCTGCTTTCCATTAGGCCCGAGAAAATCCGGCTTTTTCGGGAAAAACCCAATCTGCCCAACGTCTTCCGGGCCAAAGTAGACGACATCATCTATACCGGTTCGGAGAATCAGTACGTGCTTTTGGCCGATGGCCAACGCTTGATGTGCGAGACCCTCAACCAAGACATCCAGGAGCCCGGCCACGAGGAGTTCGGCTACGACGAGGAAGTCTGGGTGGCCTTTACTCCGGAAAAACTGGTGGTTATTCAGGGGGGAACCGAAGGGAGCAATCCTTATGCGTGAAGCCGCTGGGCCCCGCGAGCGCCTGCGTCAGGTGCTACTGACCATCGGGCCTGGGGCCTTGTGGTTGGGCTTGTTTGTACTGGTTCCCACCCTGATCATGCTGGTAGCCTCGCTGATGAGCCGGGGTAGCTTAGGCCAACTGGTACCGCCCTTTGGCCTGCACAACTACCTGCGCTTTTTCTCCGACCCGCTTTTTATCGAAATCATCGGACGCAGCCTTTGGATTGGCTTCTGGTCTACGGTCTTTATTGTGCTACTAGGGTATCCGCTGGCTTTTTACATCGCCCAGAGCCGCAACAAGGAGGTGTTGCTGTTGCTGGTGGTGATTCCCTTCTTTACCAACTTTCTAATCCGGGTGTATGCCTGGATTGTGGTGTTTCAGAAAGAGGGGCTGCTGAATAGCCTGATCACCGCTTTTGGGCTCCCGCCCGCCGAACTACTGCCCTCTACCCTGGCGGTGTATGTGGCCACGGTCTACACCTATCTGCCCTTTTTTGTATTGCCTCTGTATGCCGCTGTCGAACGCATCGACTGGAGCTTGCTCGAGGCCGCCTACGACCTGGGGGCCCGGCCCATCCGGGCCTTTTGGGAGTCTATCTTTCCCCAGACGGTGCCGGGCTTGTTTGCAGGCTTTTTGTTGGTGTTCATCCCGGCGGTGGGTACCTTTGTGATTGCCGACCTGCTGGGCGGCGGCAAGGTCACGCTGATTGGCAACCTGATTCAGCTACAGTTTGGCTCGGCGCAGAACTGGGCTTTTGGCAGTGCAGCCAGCATGGTGCTCATGGCCATGGTGTTGCTGGGCTTGTGGCTGTATGCCCGTACCCAGGGAGAGAAAGGACTGGACAAATTGGTATGAGGCCCAGCGTCCAATGCCGAAGGCCCGAAGTCTTCCCGATGGGTGAACCTAACTGTTTGACCCTTTGCTCCCAGCGATTGGCCATGCCCCATACGTGTAGGAGGTCGGCATGAAGCGCCTGCTCTCCATTCATGCCTGGCTAGTGTTTGCCTTTTTGTACCTGCCGATTGCGGTGATTGTGGCGCTTTCCTTCAACCAAAGCCGCTTTGGGGTGCGCTTTACAGGCTTTACCTTCGACTGGTATGTCCGGCTTTTCAATAATGAGCGGATTCTTGAATACCTCACCAACACCCTGATTGTGGCGGTGGTTTCTACCATCGCCTCCACCATTCTGGGCACCCTTTTGGCGGTAGGGATGGTGCGCTACCGGTTCCGATTGCAAAACGCCTTGCGCTACTTGCTGTACGTGCCAGTGGTAGTGCCGGATGTGGTGATGGGCATCTCGCTGTTGCTCTTATTTGATGTGGTGCGCGACGCCGTAGGCTGGCCCCGGCTGTCGCTTTTTACCATCATCCTAGCCCATATTAGCTTTCAGATTGCCTACGTGACGCTGGTAGTACGGGCCCGCCTGATGCTGTTGGATCCCGCCCTGGAAGAAGCGGCCAAAGACCTGGGCGCGACCCCCTGGCTGACCTTCCGCGAGGTGACGCTGCCGCTGATTATGCCGGGGGTGGTCTCGGGGGCCCTTTTGGCTTTTAGTCTCTCGCTGGACGACTTTGTGGTGACCTTTTTTACAGCAGGGCCGGGTTCAACTACTTTGCCCTTGTACATTTATTCCTCGGTCAAGCTAGGCGTAAGCCCCGAGATTCATGCCCTCTCCACTTTGATGGTGGGGGTCACAATTTTGGTGCTGCTTCTTGGGACACTGTTCTGGAGGAAACGAACCTGAGCTAAAAGCCAGGAGCAGGAGGCGGTGTATGAACAGACTATGGCTTATCGGTTTACTGGCTTTGCTTGTAGCTGGCTGTGGTCAGCAGAAGAAGGAGCTGCGCCTTTTGAACTGGTCGGACTATATGCCCCGCGAGGTCTTGGACGAGTTCGAAAAGCGCGAAGGCATCAAGGTAGTAGAAGACACCTACGACTCCCCCGAGGCCATGCTTTCGAAGTTGCAAGCCGGAGGGGACAGCGAGTTTGACGTGTTGATTACCCCCGACTACACGGTGGGTCAGTTGGCCCGGGCCGGTAGCCTGCAGGAGCTGGACAAGTCTAAAATTCCCAACCTGAAGAACCTCGATCCTCAGTTTGCCGACCCCGCTTTTGACCCGGGCGGAAAGTACAGCGTGGTCTATCAGTGGGGCACTACCGGTCTGGCCTACCGTGAAGACCTGGTGAGCGGGCCGGTGGAAAGCTGGGCGGTGATCTTCGACCCGGCCCAGCAGGTAGGGCGTTTCTTGTTGCTGGACGAGATGCGCGAGATGATCGGGGCCGCCCTCAAGTACAAGGGCGAGTCGGTCAACAGCACCGACCCGGCCAAGCTGGCCGAAGCACAGGCGCTGCTGCTCGAGGCCAAGCGGCGTTCGCAGGGCTTTGCCGGGGGTACCAGCATCCGCGACCGCTTAATTGCCGGCGATATTGCGGTGGGGCCCGCTTATTCAGGCGACATCCTGGCGGCCCAACCCGAGAACCCTACGCTCAAATATGTGATTCCCGCCGAGGGGGCCACCCTCTGGACCGACAACCTGGTGGTGTTGAAAAAGAGCCCCAACCACGAGCTGGCCCATAAATTTATCAACTTCCTGCTCGAGCCCGACATCGCCGCACAAATCTCCAACTCGATTGGCTATGCCACCCCGGTCGCTGCCGCCATGGAGCAAATCGAGGAAAAAGACAACCCCCTTATTTATCCCACCCCAGAAAAAAGAGCCCGCCTCGAGCTCTTGGCCGACCTCGGTGACCAGGTCGAACTGTTTAACCAAGTGTGGGCCGAGGTGAAATCGCGCTAATCACCCGGTATAGGCCAACAAGGCAATCCCGAGCGCTTTCCGCGCTACCATCTGCCAGAGAATACGGGGTTCTTTGCAACGCCGTAATCAATACTCCTTTACCTGCCGACTCCACCGCCCTCTCGAGCCCGCCTGTGTCTCATGGGGGTCATTTGGGAAAGCCCTCCCAACCCGATACACTATCGCTGGATGAACGAGGATCGGCTATTTGAACAGCTCAAACGCGAAGTGGACTTGTTGGGGCGGGCCCTGGGAAAGGCCATTCGTACGCTTTCAGGCGAGCGGGTATTCGAGCTAGAAGAACAAATCCGCGAACTCACCAAAGCCCTGCGGCAGAGCGGCCTCGAGGACACCCGGGAGCAGCTTCGGGCCATCGTGCGCGGCCTTACCCAGGCCGAGGCCGAAAACATGATCCGGGCTTTCTCGACCTATTTTCATCTGGTTAACCTGGCCGAGGAGCGCCAGCGGGTGCGCGTCAACCGGGAGCGGGAAAAGAAAAGCACTCCCCTGGCTCCCAGGGGCGAGTCGTTTATGGCGCTGGTAGGACAGCTCAAGCAGCGCGGCCTAAGCTACCAACAGGCGGTAGACGTACTATCCCGGCTGCGACTGCACCTAACCTTTACCGCCCACCCCACCGAGACCCGCCGCCGTACCCAGCGCCACCACCTGGCGGAGGTTCAGAGGCTTTTGGAGCGGCTCGAGCGGGGCGAGCCAGCTTGGGAAGAGCTAGCGGCGCGGGTTATGCTGCTCTGGGGCACCACCGAGCTGCGAAAGACCCGACCCAGCGTGGAGGACGAAGTCAAAGGCGGGCTGTTCTACGCCACGGGGGCGCTTTGGCAGGCCGTGCCGAAGCTGGTGGAGGGATTGGAGCGGGCGGTAGAGGCCCACTACGGCAGGCGGCCTGATTTAGCCCCTCCTTTGGTCTTCAGAAGCTGGATTGGGGGAGACCGCGACGGAAACCCCAATGTGACCCCCGAGATGACCGCCTGGGCACAGAAGTACGCTCGGGAATTGGCGCTGCGCCAGTTTGTGGCGGGAATAGACGAGCAGATTCGCGACCTCTCCCTGACCGATGACCGGGTGGCCATTAGCCGCGAGCTAAGGCTGGCCCTTGAAGAACAGGCCAAGCACCTACCGCTGCCTGAGCGTTTCCAGGGCGAGCCCTACCGCCAGTTTGGCATGGGGCTGCGCTACAAGCTGCGCGCTGCCCTAGGCGAGCAGCCGGGCCCAGGGTACAGCACCACAGCGGAGTTTGTAAGCGATCTAGGCAAGGCCGAGCGCAGCCTAGAGCAGCTTGGGCTAGGCGAAATTGCCCGGGTCAGCGTGCGCCCTTTGCGCCTGAATGCCGAGGCTTTTGGCCTCGAGCTCGTAAACCTGGACTTGCGGGAAGAGTCCCGCGCGCTGACCGAAGCGGTCGCCGAACTCTTGAAAACCGCTGGGGTACATGAGCGTTATGGTTCCCTGGAACCCCAGCAAAGGGAAGCCCTGCTGACCCAGGAACTCGCTACCGCCCGACCCCTGGCCCCGGTGGGTTATCGGCCCCAGACCAAAACCCTGCAAACCGCCCTGGAAGCCATGCGCAACTGGCGGGCCCGGGGCGCCCACGTGGTCTCGATGACCCATTACCCCAGCGACCTGCTCGAGGTGCTGCTCTTGGCCCGGGAGGTGGGCCTCTACCGCCCTGGGCGGGCCTTGCCCTTCGATGTGGTGCCGCTTTTTGAGACCCTCAGCGACCTGCAAAACGCGCCCCAGGTGGTGGCCCGGCTGCTGGACAACCCGGTCTTCCGGGCCCACGTGCAGGGCCGGGGGGGCCTCGAGGTGATGATCGGCTACTCCGACTCCAACAAGGACGCGGGCTTCTTGGCGGCCAACTGGGCGCTCTACCGGGCCCAGGAGGCCATCAGCGCGGTGGCCAGGAGCCGGGAGGTGGAGGTCTACTACTTCCACGGGCGGGGCACCTCCACCGCCCGGGGGGGCGGTACCGCCGGGCGGGCCATCGCCAGCCTGCCCCCCGGCACGGTGGGGAGCCGGATGCGCCTGACCGAACAGGGCGAGGCCCTGGCCGACCGCTACGCCCACCCCGAGCTGGCCTACCGGAACCTCGAGCAGATGCTCTACCACCTGGCCCTGGCCTCGGCCCGCGACCTCTACGCCCAGGCCGAGCCCCTTCCAGAGGCCTGGCGAGAGGCCATGGAACGGGCCGCCCAGCGCTCCACCGAGGCCTACCGGGAACTGCTCCTGCGCCCGGGCTTTTTTGAGTTTTACGAGCAGCTCACCCCTATCCGCGAGATTGGGGCCCTCAACATTGCCAGCCGCCCGGTCTACCGCTCGGGCCGGGTGCGGGAGATCAAGGACCTGCGGGCCATCCCCTGGGTGATGTCCTGGACGCAGGTGCGGCTTTTGTTGCCGGGCTGGTACGGCCTGGCCGAGGGGCTGGAGGAAATCCCACTCTCCTTGCGGCAGGAAATGTTTGCGCAGTGGCCCTTCTTCGCCACCACCCTGGACAGTGCGGCCATTGCCCTGGCCAAGGCCGACCTGGGCATCGCCCGGGAGTACCTGCGCCTGGTAGAGCCCGACCTGGCCGAGCGCTTCTTCCCCTCCATCGCCCAAGCCTTTGAAAAAACCAAGGCCCTGCTGGAGGAGACCTTCCAGGGCCCCCTGCTTCGAAACCACCCGGTGCTGGCCCGCCAGACCGAACTCAGGAACCCCTACGTGGATCCCATCTCGCTGGTGCAGGTGGAGCTTCTGACCCGCTACCGCCGCACCCCACCCGAGTCGCCGGAGCGCCCTGGCCTCGAGCGGGCCCTGATGCTCTCCATCCTGGGTATTGCGGCAGGCCTGCGCAACGCTGGATGATCAGCTAAGCACAGCAGGTTTTGCAAGGCCTGAAGCCTGCCTCCACAGCCTCACGATACGAAGCAAACTCAATGCATCTTTCTGATGAGAAAGTAAGTTGCCCACTGACACGACGGCAGGTGAAACGTCTTGCGGCTCTTACTAGCCACATAAACTGTACTGTAGCCTAAGCGCTTAACCTCTTGTTCTAGCTGAGCAAGTCTGCTCTCTAGCTCATGCAGCCTGAATCCACAGTTCGGACACCAAATACTTTTGATCATACATTTTATTCTCATCTGAAGTCAGCCAAGAGAGGGCTGATTTGCACAAACCCATAAATCCGATAAGATAGGCGACAACCGGGGTTCTGTAAGGAGGTAGGGATGAACAAAGGTTGGATAGGCTTTTTGGCTAGCCTGGCCCTCTTGGGGAGTGTATGGGCACAACGCTCCGATACCATCGTGATCGCCCAGGGGGTAGACGTAACGGTGCTCGACCCCAACAACCAGCTCGAGACCCCCACCGCCAATGTGCTGGCAAATATCTTTGACACCCTTTACATGCGGATGCCGGACGGCACCGCCCGGCCCTGGCTGGCTACGGGGGTGCGGGCCATCAACCCCACCACCTGGGAAATGACCATCCGCCAGGGGGTCAAGTTTCACAACGGCGAAGACCTGACCGCCGAAACGGTCAAGTGGAACTTCGAGCGGGTGATTGATCCGCAAAGGCCCTTGCGCATCTCCAACTCCTGGGCCAACCTGGCCAGCGTGCAGGTGGTCAACCCCACCACCCTGCGCTTCACCACCCGTAACCCCTTCCCGGTGTTTGTCACCCGCCTGACAGGCTTCTACATCTTGCCGCAAAAGTATGTCACCGAGAACGGCAACCGCTACCTGCAAGAGCCAGTGGGCACAGGCCCCTACAAGTTTGTGCGCTGGGTACGCGATCAGCAGTTTGAACTCGAGGCCAACCCCAACTACTGGGGCGGTGCCCCCAAAATCCGCCGGGTGATCTTCCGGCCCATCCCCGAAGCCAGTAGCCGGGTGGCCGAGCTGATCTCGGGCGGGGTGGATATCATCACCAACCTGGTACCCGAAGCGGTGAACGCTGTACGGTCTTCGGGGGCTGCCGAGGTACGCAGCGTGCCCAGCATCCGTAACATCTTCATCATGCTGAATACCAGCGGCAAGGCCGATAGCCCCCTGGCCAACCCCAAGGTACGGCTGGCCCTCAACTACGCAGTAGACAAGCGCGCCATCGTTAAAAACGTACTGGGCGGCTTTGGTCAACCCACCGGTTGTCCGCTCAACAGCTATATCTTCGGCTACGATGCCAGAAGCTGTCAGCCCTACGAGTACAACCCCACTCGAGCCAAACAACTCCTCGCCGAGGCTGGCTACCCCAACGGTTTCACCATGACCATGGGCTCGCCCAACGGGCGCTACCTCAACGACCGCCAGGTAGCCGAAGCCCTGGTGGGCCAACTGGCCCAGGTCGGGGTGCGGGTGGAGTTGCGGGTGCAGGAGTGGAGCACCTACGTGGGCCAGATTCTGGAGCGTCGCATTCCCACCGACGCCGTGCTCTTGGGCTGGGGCAACAACGAGTTCGATGCCGACAACTCGCTGTATAGCCTGTTCTACGGCGGTACCGTGCGCGGTGGCCCCCGTCAGGTAGCCTTCAGCTACATCCGTTCGGTGCCCCTGGACAACGCGCTATTGCAAGCCCAGCGCACCACTGACCCCGAACAACGCAAGAAGCTCTATCTCGATGCGCTGCGGGTCTTGCGGGCTGAATCCCCCTGGATATTCCTGCACCAACAAGAAGACCTGTACGGCGTATCCAAGCGGGTTGACTGGAAACCCCGCCCGGACGAACGGCTGTTTGCGGCCGATATGGCCTTGAAGTAAGACATGAAGTAGAGGGGTCAAGTGCCTGGAGGCCACTCGACCCCTGCTAGAGTCTCTTCCGTCCTGGCTGCGAATAAGTCGAAAGTACTGCGTCTGTTCTTTTGCCGAAGGGCCGTATGGAAGCGACGATCATCATATCGCCCATAACCGTTAGCTAACAACATCGGTTGTTTTGAGGTCTTGACCCCTAGATGCCAGATCGTTCTTTGCCCTCAACGCTCGACGTATGGCTGCTTACCTGATTCGTCGCCTTGCACTGGTTTTGGTGGTGGTCTGGGGCACCGCAACGCTGGCCTTCTTTTTGCTGTTTTTGTCGGGTGACCCGGTCAACCTGCTGTTACCTTTGGATGCGACGCCCGAGGTACGCGAGCAGTTCCGCAAGGCCAACGG
This genomic stretch from Meiothermus sp. harbors:
- the rimP gene encoding ribosome maturation factor RimP, which produces MEPDIQTEPSEKPHWDRLAEEVLSPLGYEILEVSFKRGKNPVLLVRVERKDEVPISVADLERAGRALSARLDGLEALLPPHYLLQVESPGAERPLFTARHFERFVGLKVRVRSAEGNFTGRVGPVKGDEVTFLLDKDETRTLRLGSFKANLAEWPDKPR
- a CDS encoding ABC transporter ATP-binding protein, yielding MEPTLFRSRRERKLGDVAVRLEGITKHFGEQRAVDSVSLEIRHGEFFSLLGPSGCGKTTLLRMIAGFDTPDAGRVVIGGKDMTGVPPYLRPVNTVFQNYALFPHMTVEQNIAFGLRMKKMPRDEIAKRVQWALELINLPGYEKRRTDQMSGGQRQRIALARALVNEPEVLLLDEPLSALDLKLRQELRLDLMNLQEQLGITFIFVTHDQEEALVMSDRIAVMNKGRIEQLGPTEEIYELPKTAFVAKFIGDSNLIPAQALEPRKVRTALGEFVLDEEDALTPGQEVLLSIRPEKIRLFREKPNLPNVFRAKVDDIIYTGSENQYVLLADGQRLMCETLNQDIQEPGHEEFGYDEEVWVAFTPEKLVVIQGGTEGSNPYA
- a CDS encoding ABC transporter permease, which produces MREAAGPRERLRQVLLTIGPGALWLGLFVLVPTLIMLVASLMSRGSLGQLVPPFGLHNYLRFFSDPLFIEIIGRSLWIGFWSTVFIVLLGYPLAFYIAQSRNKEVLLLLVVIPFFTNFLIRVYAWIVVFQKEGLLNSLITAFGLPPAELLPSTLAVYVATVYTYLPFFVLPLYAAVERIDWSLLEAAYDLGARPIRAFWESIFPQTVPGLFAGFLLVFIPAVGTFVIADLLGGGKVTLIGNLIQLQFGSAQNWAFGSAASMVLMAMVLLGLWLYARTQGEKGLDKLV
- a CDS encoding ABC transporter permease; protein product: MKRLLSIHAWLVFAFLYLPIAVIVALSFNQSRFGVRFTGFTFDWYVRLFNNERILEYLTNTLIVAVVSTIASTILGTLLAVGMVRYRFRLQNALRYLLYVPVVVPDVVMGISLLLLFDVVRDAVGWPRLSLFTIILAHISFQIAYVTLVVRARLMLLDPALEEAAKDLGATPWLTFREVTLPLIMPGVVSGALLAFSLSLDDFVVTFFTAGPGSTTLPLYIYSSVKLGVSPEIHALSTLMVGVTILVLLLGTLFWRKRT
- a CDS encoding spermidine/putrescine ABC transporter substrate-binding protein — translated: MNRLWLIGLLALLVAGCGQQKKELRLLNWSDYMPREVLDEFEKREGIKVVEDTYDSPEAMLSKLQAGGDSEFDVLITPDYTVGQLARAGSLQELDKSKIPNLKNLDPQFADPAFDPGGKYSVVYQWGTTGLAYREDLVSGPVESWAVIFDPAQQVGRFLLLDEMREMIGAALKYKGESVNSTDPAKLAEAQALLLEAKRRSQGFAGGTSIRDRLIAGDIAVGPAYSGDILAAQPENPTLKYVIPAEGATLWTDNLVVLKKSPNHELAHKFINFLLEPDIAAQISNSIGYATPVAAAMEQIEEKDNPLIYPTPEKRARLELLADLGDQVELFNQVWAEVKSR
- a CDS encoding phosphoenolpyruvate carboxylase, translated to MNEDRLFEQLKREVDLLGRALGKAIRTLSGERVFELEEQIRELTKALRQSGLEDTREQLRAIVRGLTQAEAENMIRAFSTYFHLVNLAEERQRVRVNREREKKSTPLAPRGESFMALVGQLKQRGLSYQQAVDVLSRLRLHLTFTAHPTETRRRTQRHHLAEVQRLLERLERGEPAWEELAARVMLLWGTTELRKTRPSVEDEVKGGLFYATGALWQAVPKLVEGLERAVEAHYGRRPDLAPPLVFRSWIGGDRDGNPNVTPEMTAWAQKYARELALRQFVAGIDEQIRDLSLTDDRVAISRELRLALEEQAKHLPLPERFQGEPYRQFGMGLRYKLRAALGEQPGPGYSTTAEFVSDLGKAERSLEQLGLGEIARVSVRPLRLNAEAFGLELVNLDLREESRALTEAVAELLKTAGVHERYGSLEPQQREALLTQELATARPLAPVGYRPQTKTLQTALEAMRNWRARGAHVVSMTHYPSDLLEVLLLAREVGLYRPGRALPFDVVPLFETLSDLQNAPQVVARLLDNPVFRAHVQGRGGLEVMIGYSDSNKDAGFLAANWALYRAQEAISAVARSREVEVYYFHGRGTSTARGGGTAGRAIASLPPGTVGSRMRLTEQGEALADRYAHPELAYRNLEQMLYHLALASARDLYAQAEPLPEAWREAMERAAQRSTEAYRELLLRPGFFEFYEQLTPIREIGALNIASRPVYRSGRVREIKDLRAIPWVMSWTQVRLLLPGWYGLAEGLEEIPLSLRQEMFAQWPFFATTLDSAAIALAKADLGIAREYLRLVEPDLAERFFPSIAQAFEKTKALLEETFQGPLLRNHPVLARQTELRNPYVDPISLVQVELLTRYRRTPPESPERPGLERALMLSILGIAAGLRNAG
- a CDS encoding ABC transporter substrate-binding protein, with translation MNKGWIGFLASLALLGSVWAQRSDTIVIAQGVDVTVLDPNNQLETPTANVLANIFDTLYMRMPDGTARPWLATGVRAINPTTWEMTIRQGVKFHNGEDLTAETVKWNFERVIDPQRPLRISNSWANLASVQVVNPTTLRFTTRNPFPVFVTRLTGFYILPQKYVTENGNRYLQEPVGTGPYKFVRWVRDQQFELEANPNYWGGAPKIRRVIFRPIPEASSRVAELISGGVDIITNLVPEAVNAVRSSGAAEVRSVPSIRNIFIMLNTSGKADSPLANPKVRLALNYAVDKRAIVKNVLGGFGQPTGCPLNSYIFGYDARSCQPYEYNPTRAKQLLAEAGYPNGFTMTMGSPNGRYLNDRQVAEALVGQLAQVGVRVELRVQEWSTYVGQILERRIPTDAVLLGWGNNEFDADNSLYSLFYGGTVRGGPRQVAFSYIRSVPLDNALLQAQRTTDPEQRKKLYLDALRVLRAESPWIFLHQQEDLYGVSKRVDWKPRPDERLFAADMALK